In Leptotrichia sp. oral taxon 221, the DNA window CCTTTTTTCTTTAGCATATTTTATCCTTTTATTAATAACACTAATCTTTTTAGTAATTTCATTTGAAAATACTTACTTAACCAAAATCTTTCCAATCTATTTTTGTTTCTATCTGTTACTTCCAAATATTTTTCAATATCATTCAAATCTCTTTTTCTTAAACATTTTATATATTTTTCTTTTATTTCTTCAATCAATTTTCTATCTTCAACATAAAAATACTTTTTACTCATTATATTTTTTATTATACTTCTATTCGCTCCTATTTCATTTCTTTCATGTTGTCTATATTTTACCAAACTTTCATCTATAAAAACTCTTGTTCCTAAAAATTGCGAAAGCAAATGAAAATAACGATCATGCAAAGTGACATTTTTTAAAAACGGAAGACTTTCTTTTATCATTTTTTTATTTACCATAGAAGTTGATCCTTGTACGATATATTCAAAAAAATATATATTTGAATTAGTTTTTTTTGCTATTTTTGAATCAATAAATTCTTCTTTTATTATTTCTAACTTATCATCACAAACTAAAGAATTACAATGTATCAACAATGGTTTTGATAATACTTTTTCATCCAGATCCCTTATTTTTTCAACAAATTTCTCTAATTTATTTTTTAGCCAAAAATCATCTTGATCTGAAAATAAAACAAACTCTTCCTTTGCATTAAAAAGTAATTCTTCAAAATTTTTTAAAAACCCTAAATTCCCTTTATCATCTCTCAAAATCTTTATTCGCTCATCTTTTTTTTCATATTTATTCAAAATTGTTACTGTTTCATCTTTTGATCCATCATCTCTTATTATTAATTCCCAATTTTTATATGTTTGATTAATAATTGAATCTAATTGTTCGCTTATATATTTTTCTCCATTATAAGAAGCTAAAAGTATACATAACTTAGGATTTTCCAAAATTAAAACCTCCTAGATATTATTTTAACAAATCCATCAAATATTTTCCATAATCTGTTTTAAGCATAGTATCTGCTATTTGTCTTAATTGAATTTCATTTATCCATTTCTTTCTATAAGCTATTTCTTCTATACATGCAATATAATAACCTTGTCTATTCTGTACAGTCTCTACATAATTAGCCGCTTGTAACAAAGATTCATGAGTTCCTGTATCAAGCCAGGTTATTCCTCTTCCAAGTTGT includes these proteins:
- a CDS encoding glycosyltransferase family 2 protein; this encodes MENPKLCILLASYNGEKYISEQLDSIINQTYKNWELIIRDDGSKDETVTILNKYEKKDERIKILRDDKGNLGFLKNFEELLFNAKEEFVLFSDQDDFWLKNKLEKFVEKIRDLDEKVLSKPLLIHCNSLVCDDKLEIIKEEFIDSKIAKKTNSNIYFFEYIVQGSTSMVNKKMIKESLPFLKNVTLHDRYFHLLSQFLGTRVFIDESLVKYRQHERNEIGANRSIIKNIMSKKYFYVEDRKLIEEIKEKYIKCLRKRDLNDIEKYLEVTDRNKNRLERFWLSKYFQMKLLKRLVLLIKG